In Tachysurus fulvidraco isolate hzauxx_2018 chromosome 9, HZAU_PFXX_2.0, whole genome shotgun sequence, the sequence ACTATTGAACCTTGTCACATTGAATATTAGTCACATGATCAGAGCAGCCATGTGAATGAATTGATTTGCATTAAGTTTGTGATCAGCAAACATGATTTGATCAAACTATAATAAAAtttctcaaataaaataaaattctacatATTCAATCAAGCTCAGTATCAATCCCAAGATATTGAAGCTGGGCAGCATATCTGGTGCAATCTAGTAAACTTTTCAGAATGGCATTTTCTTGTGaattgttgatttttttgtatttataaacctgtcaaaatgcttatttttccaaattttaAGTTGCAGCATCGTTTGTTAAATTTATCTCCAGACTGAATTGATAAATCTTTGAACATGATGGCTTTTGGGAAACACTCAGATACAGGAATCCTACTTAACATGCGTCCTTCTTTAAGTCTGTTATTCACTTAGATTATTTGTTATTGGGAAACTCACCCCacattagtttgtgtgtgtgtgtgtgtgtgtgtgtgtgtgagagagagagagagattcagggcaacaaagtattttaaatggGAACCTGTGAGTTTCAGGTATGTACTCATGTCAGATACAGTCTCAGATATTGTCTTGCCATCCAGCTTAAAGTTCTCCTTCTCAGCTGCCAAAAGTGCATCAATAATCCTGGAAAAAAGATGCGGGTAGGGGAGGGGTGTTGGGCATTGGCATAAACATGCATGCTTATATCTTTATTACACAAGtacagttctgtcaggaccactttgtcacaagggaattagatgatatgcatacagttagtgtaggcggtatggttctgttctgggcaagaatccacgcgcccgtccatgctcatgcatggacagagcagcgactagaaaacagaatagaccccccccaaacagaaccactagcatgcatagtattgataaGCTCACTTATACATTTTTGGAAGGTAATAAATgcatggatagatagataattaaataattagagagagagggagagagagagagagagagagagagagagagagagagagagagagagagagagagagagagagagagagagagagagagagagaaatatgtggagatttaagacgtaaactggtacagcaaacacgggttccggcgtggtggagtcggggttggaagAGGGAGTTTGgatcgcggcagcagcgaagTGCTGAATgcctctatgaatgggaatttaaatggtcgggttatacggatgtcgtaaccggattggtgcgcgtcgtggacagctgattaacagaactaacgcgatgcttgatttatttttttctgtgtgatttAAGCATCATACAGTGTCCTATAGAGAAACACCATTGCTTAAATTGTATGTGATGTAATTTGACCTGATTTTACTGGTGAACTCACATTAGTTCAATTGCCTTTTTAACCCTGTGTTGGTAGGCGTTTTTGTGAAGCAGGTAGCGAATGTGAAAGAGTTCATACATATTCAGTGCttcctgaaagaaaaagaaaaattcaaacTTAAGTTTTGTcaagtttttaattaaaggtgATTGTAGCTTACATGATTCCTACATTATTTTAAAGCTCACCTTATCTCTCATGCAGATCTTCTTTTCGTTTTTTTCAGTGGTGCAAACTCGTGCAAACTTCATGTAGCGCTCATGGGAGAAGTTGCTTTTCATTCCCAGATGGAGGCAATCTCTGGGAAAGGAAACATAAATATGCagcatatacaatatatttccCTACAATCATTTGGAAATTGTACTTTGAACAAAATAAGACTATAAACACTGAATGCCAGCACATCACTACTCACCTACTGAAATAATCCATTTTGTCGACATCAATACCTGTGCTTTTATTTGCCACAATCTCATACAAGTAGGACTTATCCATTGGTCTTCCTCTGTAGGgccacttttctttttcctgttaaatcttaaatctttttatttatgtctgtgtacAGATTTATgaatctattttttattattattattattattattattattattattattattattattattattattattattattattattattacatttggaTCTGAAGATTGCTTTGGCAGTTGATTGCTCACCCCATTAGGTGGATTTGGGCCAAAGATGAGCTCCTTGATAAACATAATGTCTTGATCATCAAGTCTATATTTGGCCATGATTTCCCGAATTCCATTCATTCTGTTATTCATCAGTTGTTCAAACATTTCAATTGATGCTTTTTCATGCTACTCCATGagaacagaaacaaagaaataagatGTGACagctaaaaataattaaaagtattaCTTTATATGATTGTTCATCACGTTTTCTCTTCAGTGATAATTATTTGCACACATATATTTGCTCACAATTTAAATGGGTTTAGATTcaagaaaaaaagggggaaggcgtacaggacagtggtaagaccggccatgctgtatggtttagagattgtgtcactgaagaagaggagtcagagctagaggtagccgagctgaagatgttgagtttctctttgggagtgacaagattggacaggattaggaacgagtacatcagagggacagctcatgttggacgtttggggacaaagttagggaggccagattaagatggtttggacatgttcagtggagggagagtgagtatattggtaggagaatgttggacatggagctgccaggcaggaggcaaagaggaaggccaaagaggaggtatatgaatgtaattaatgaggatataaAGCTAATGGGTGCAAGTGttaaggatgcagaagatagggataggtggagagacatgattcgctgtggcgacccctgaagggaagaCTGTGTATGATTGTTCAGCAATTTTTCTCTTCAGCGATAATTATTTGCACACATTTATTTGCTCATAATAAAAATGGGTTtagattcaagaaaaaaaaggaaatatttagGAAACTAAAAAGGCAGTTATCCATTGTACAGATTTTAAACTATTTACCGTCCAATTTAAGTCTGGCTTTTCCTCCTTCATGAAGATCTCAAATACATGAGAATAAGGGCCATGACCTTCATTTGAAAAAAGTAGAAAACAGAGTTATGTAACTGTGGAAAGTTTCAATGTGGGTAAatgctttataataaataaatagatatttgATGTCTTTTATTTGGATTGTATTATTCCACAAGCCAGTTTAATAATAGCCATACAATACACAGGGAATAACTCACCCAGGTCATGACACAATCCTGCAATCTGAACACAGAGTTCATCTTGATCAGTTATCTCACTTTCATGTGCTCTCAGACTCCGCACAAGTTCTCCTGCTAGATGAGCCACACTGTGAAGGAAAgtaaaatgttgtatttttacCTCACCAAGATGTGCTATAAATATTGCAAGACATTACATAATGATTTTTCAGCAGCAATTAAATCTGCAGTTTATTAGTAGCAAGATTTAAAGACcaactgtttgtgtttttatttatttattcaaatcgatatattttatcattgatttttttttcttcaaagaaaCGCTTGCcttgaaaaaaatgaatgctgtgtgtgtgtgtgtgtgtatatatatatatatatatatatatatatatatatatatatatatatatatatatatatatatatatatataagtatgaAAGTATAACAGTTTTACCCGATGGAATGTTCAAAGCGGTTGTGAGAAGCTCCTGGAAAGACAAAATAGCCTCCTCCTAACTGCTTGATTTTTCTCAGTCGCTGAAACTCTGGTGTGTCAATGATTTTAACCAGCAGGGGATGCAGCCTGATATGGCCATGGACAGAGTCATTGAATATCTGTGATATAAAAAAGTGTCCTCAGATAATGTTTTTCTAATGTTATGAAGGTATTCAACAAAATTTGCAACATGTGGAAGAGACGATaagagactcctttcataatGCATGAGGAGTGATGACAGACAAGAATTATTTTTGagtctctgtgattttagtgactgaattcatatatttttagGTTAAGTGACTTGAGTGCATGAAGAATTTCACAcaaatgtgtctttgtttttttctcaatacactatatatttatataatccaGAAAAGAAATAATTCACTGATAATTTTAGTTCACAAAGCTtccataaaaacaaatcatcGAATGTGCTTCTGAGAGGAGATGATTTTTGACCAGTTGGATGAACCTATTTCTTTGGCATATTTGATCTGAAAATCCTGAAAATCACTTTGGAATCCCTCCAAAAAGCACTTTGGTGAAGTTCAGCACCTAAATAACATGTTATGTGTTCTGTTGCCACCAAACAGAGGGGTGGCAGTGTTCATACTGAATACAGAAAAATGTAACTTCCAGAAAGTTCCATTATATTGGAATTATTTCCCAAAACTTCCTCAGCGAACCAACACAGgattatttcattataaaaagTTCATAGACAGAGTTCAATTGTTAGATACATAACTAGCATTCTTCCTAACTTAGATAATGTATTGGACACCTGGGCCTCCTTTTTCAACAATTTACTAATGTTATGTGAAAGGTTTTTATAGGCCAaactaataatctaataatcatTGCCTGAACTAATTATAAGAAACCTAAGTTTAAGTTTACTGTATGCACCAATGTatgcaaagaaaaactcacCTTGTAATTTTCTGTAGCCATTTGTTTGCTTTGAAGCTGAATCCTTGTTTCAGTGGACTATAGTGACAACAGTAATTCTTGTTTAGCTTGGACATAGATACATATTAATATATCTTACACATCTGCTTTCTAGAGCCAGAGTATCATTGGATCCTGCTTCCCAACCCTGCTTGTGTATTCTGAAATATTACACTGTTATACTTTGGCATTTCTTCTAGCACATGCTGTAAATTTCACTACATTCACAAAATCTTTATCTGTGATTTCTCAGttcaatttcttttttcctttcttaaaTTCTTTGTCAGAGAATTGGCAAGTCTAAAtggaaatacacaataaaatgaaagtaagagctcagttttttttaaagggctTCTTTTTGGATATAAATTCAAACAATTCATAAAATCTGTCAACACAAATATGATAACAACAAAAGTAAAATGTTAGTTGAACTTGAGCTAGTGTTCAAATCCTGTCACTGTCAAGCGACCATGACTGTGTCCCAGAGCAAGACCTTTAAATTTCAATCTCAGCTGTATCGTGACCTGGTGTAAGTGGCTTTGCTTTAACCAgctaaatgaacaaaatttaCTTGGCTATGTACCATTTCATACAATGCATGACATACTTAGGAATATGCTGTATGTATATGCACATTTAAAAATCAGTTCATATCATAATATTTTGGTCTCTCTGATTTCAAAGCCCCACTGGTTTTCTTATAGAAATACATTCCCTTCTGTTAGTCATTAAAAATTATACCTTATTTCTACAAAACAGATAATCCATTCATATAGTGTGAATCACAGTGATTTTAATCactgtacaaaataaaagtttattttttattgtatattcattcaaataaattaactgacataatataattaattaagtgcatggaaaaacactttttttttttttaccaaagaaacagacacaatactagaaaaaaaacaaacgttgATTGCAGtgaaatttattcatttgtcaAAAACATTAAggtataaaacatattttactattcattttatttattactgaagtA encodes:
- the LOC113639132 gene encoding deoxynucleoside triphosphate triphosphohydrolase SAMHD1-like isoform X1, translated to MATENYKIFNDSVHGHIRLHPLLVKIIDTPEFQRLRKIKQLGGGYFVFPGASHNRFEHSIGVAHLAGELVRSLRAHESEITDQDELCVQIAGLCHDLGHGPYSHVFEIFMKEEKPDLNWTHEKASIEMFEQLMNNRMNGIREIMAKYRLDDQDIMFIKELIFGPNPPNGVSNQLPKQSSDPNEKEKWPYRGRPMDKSYLYEIVANKSTGIDVDKMDYFSRDCLHLGMKSNFSHERYMKFARVCTTEKNEKKICMRDKEALNMYELFHIRYLLHKNAYQHRVKKAIELMIIDALLAAEKENFKLDGKTISETVSDMSTYLKLTDNILDDIKRETENAKEIIEKIERRDLYRFIDGKLYKGKPEWLRTERVKTKLSKFTQSSEEDFRVTVINFDYGQKEKNPIDSLWFYRRDNTGTAIKLEKDEVSYIKPEVFQETNVFLFYTKSTAHGLNDEQLKNFWNSIEIKNYRRKTI
- the LOC113639132 gene encoding deoxynucleoside triphosphate triphosphohydrolase SAMHD1-like isoform X2: MATENYKIFNDSVHGHIRLHPLLVKIIDTPEFQRLRKIKQLGGGYFVFPGASHNRFEHSIGVAHLAGELVRSLRAHESEITDQDELCVQIAGLCHDLGHGPYSHVFEIFMKEEKPDLNWTHEKASIEMFEQLMNNRMNGIREIMAKYRLDDQDIMFIKELIFGPNPPNGEKEKWPYRGRPMDKSYLYEIVANKSTGIDVDKMDYFSRDCLHLGMKSNFSHERYMKFARVCTTEKNEKKICMRDKEALNMYELFHIRYLLHKNAYQHRVKKAIELMIIDALLAAEKENFKLDGKTISETVSDMSTYLKLTDNILDDIKRETENAKEIIEKIERRDLYRFIDGKLYKGKPEWLRTERVKTKLSKFTQSSEEDFRVTVINFDYGQKEKNPIDSLWFYRRDNTGTAIKLEKDEVSYIKPEVFQETNVFLFYTKSTAHGLNDEQLKNFWNSIEIKNYRRKTI
- the LOC113639132 gene encoding deoxynucleoside triphosphate triphosphohydrolase SAMHD1-like isoform X3, whose amino-acid sequence is MATENYKIFNDSVHGHIRLHPLLVKIIDTPEFQRLRKIKQLGGGYFVFPGASHNRFEHSIGVAHLAGELVRSLRAHESEITDQDELCVQIAGLCHDLGHGPYSHVFEIFMKEEKPDLNWTHEKASIEMFEQLMNNRMNGIREIMAKYRLDDQDIMFIKELIFGPNPPNGVSNQLPKQSSDPNEKEKWPYRGRPMDKSYLYEIVANKSTGIDVDKMDYFSRDCLHLGMKSNFSHERYMKFARVCTTEKNEKKICMRDKEALNMIIDALLAAEKENFKLDGKTISETVSDMSTYLKLTDNILDDIKRETENAKEIIEKIERRDLYRFIDGKLYKGKPEWLRTERVKTKLSKFTQSSEEDFRVTVINFDYGQKEKNPIDSLWFYRRDNTGTAIKLEKDEVSYIKPEVFQETNVFLFYTKSTAHGLNDEQLKNFWNSIEIKNYRRKTI